In Camelina sativa cultivar DH55 chromosome 13, Cs, whole genome shotgun sequence, the genomic window TTTCATTATGCAAATAAGTGGGCATATGTTATTTATTTGcataatgaattttaattattttattcacaaaaatattagtagttgtaaaattaagaaaataattgtttaaatGAAAGCTATATTTTTCggataatatttaaatttcatatttttttaatgactttttaaatatatttttcataaatctaTACTTTTATCATCAAAtattacttaaaattttaaagaaaaattcttttatatattaaaaacaagtTGATgttggtaataaaatattatattttgcaaTTCTCCAAAATGTATCCAATTAACATCAAGTTATGTTATTATGCGATTATGCAGTGCTAGTAATCGGAgccaaaggttttttttttttggtggtgtaGAGAATATATGCAACAGTTTCTCTAAGTGATGATGGTTAGACTTGAAAGATGCATGCgtgaataaaataaatcattacgACATAAACAGAGTTTTAAAATTGTACACTTTGATAAAATGCTAGTAAACCCATACATTAGGTTCTCTTTTTCATAACCGAAGTAAACCGAAAATTCAAATAGTTAGGGCAGCAACTTATATGAATTGAATTCTCTGGTTCGAGTTAAATACAAAACCCAATCCGCACTAAACCGAATACCAAGGCTTTCACACCCGCTCGAATGATCTGGTTCGGTATAATAGCCGGTTTAAACCGGAGAAAATTGATTGAAACCAGGTTATATAAGGCAGAATAGAAGAAATAATGAGGGATTCGTGGTtagagaaagggaaaaaaaaacactagaaaCTCGCCGTAGATCCCCCCAGAGTCTCTCCTCGAATCATCTCTGTCTGTTAATTACACGACGTAGATCccagactctctctctctctccctcgaaACATCATTATCTCAAACTCgctgtttctctctctcagtATCGTGTAACTTGGCCACCAAGTTCTCCAAATGTTGTATTCCATTACTGTGTATTTAAAAGGAACAGCTCTAATTTACCAAACATGGATATTTGATATTTCACAAtttaatttctctatatataaaaaaaaaatggatggtAACAAAAGTAATACCGTACCGCATCATATCGAGTCACCCGACTTTTACCCGCCCGATACCCTAAATAAACACGCTTAGCCGGAAGCAGAGCATGGGCTTAGCCCGCTTCCATGACATGGCCGGATCTGAAattaacaagaacaaaaaaaaaccctaaaacccctCTCGTCATCTTCTTGTTCCAACACTCAACAGgggaggcaaaaaaaaaaaaatcaccttttAGAAACCGTAACTTGGAAATCCCTATAAAGTCTACAGTTCCTAGAAGAACGAGCTCTTCTTGCAAAGCCAAAGAATGTAAGTATcggtttcttcctcttctaagGGTTTTTAACTGAGACTTTCGCAGAAACACAATACATGATGTACGAAACTTatcttctgtttctgtttttttttgttcttttctggCCTTGTAAATTACAACAGGTCGAGGATAATTGTTAAGAATCTTCCCAGATATGTGAAAGAGGATCGACTTCGAGATGTCTTTTCACAAAAAGGAGAAATCACAGACGTGGAATTGAAGCGTTTAAGGTATATACTTGTAGATTCACAGCAGCTAATAtatgttgtgtgtgttttatatatgttgGAATCACTCTTTATAATTAGACTCGTTGTTGCTTTTGCAGCGATGATGGCAGAAGTAGACAATTTGCTTTTATTGGATTtcataatgaagaagaagctcaagctGCTATCACATATTTTAACAAGTCTTTCATTGATTCTCTTAAAGTATCTGTTGAGGTGATCATTAATTTTTCACTTAGCTAAGCTAGATACTATCAGTTAAGTTTCATGAGTAGTACTAGCTAGTTTTGGAATCCTAATTTAGATATTCTCCTTTGGGCCGACGCATATATAGGTTGCGAAGCCTCCTCCGAGGAAAGAAGAAGGGAAGGTTAATGATAATGGTgaacatttttcttttgctaaaggagacaaaaagattaagaagaaaccAGAGGCTGGTCATGATGATCCTCTGCTTCAAGAATTTCTTGGATATCACTCAGTGAAATTCTGGTCCAATGACATGTGTATTCCTCTTTCCACCGGAGTAAGTTTTTCCAATGGTGCTGATGATGAGCCTAACAAAGCCAAAAGACCATTGTTCGATACTAAAAAGGCTACAAAGAACAAAGTTGGTGATGATGTTTCTGATATGGAATACTTCAAGAGTAGGATAAAGTCAAATCTGTCGGATTCCGACTGTGATTATGAAACTAATTGTCGAGAAAATGCAGTTCATGTTTCCCCTATTGATGGAGAAGATATTGAGACTGACATAGTTGATGATGGCCATGAAATGGAGGTAGAAGCCGATGGCAAGATGGCTCAAGAATTGAAAACTGACGACAGAGATGATGTTCTTAACACTGGTCGCCTTTTCGTCCGTAACCTGCCTTACACTACAACGTAATGGATCTTCATCTTCCgctcttttttcttgtttcatgaTTAATCTCCTTTGTGTTattcatcttatatatatatagatatctatttgttgttaaaataaaaaaataaaacctcatgcatgaaacagagaagaagagcttaCTGAACATTTCAGCAAATTCGGTGATATATCAGAGGTCCATCTTGTTCTTGACAGGGAGACAAAAAGGTCCAAAGGAATGGCCTACATCCTTTACCTGATCCCGGAATCTGCAGTAAggtattatataatattatataattcatACCAATTAAAAAGTTCTAATTGCATGCTTTTAATTTCAAGAAGTGGATCTTTTGCTGTTAGTTAAGGTTTTAAATCGTTGATTTGGATGGTGTTGTAGGGCAATGGAGGAATTAGATAACACAGCTTTCCAGGGGCGACGGTTGCATATTTTACCAGCTAAGCCCCGTGAAAAGTCTGATAAACAAGTGTCAGTGACCTCTACTCTTATGTTTCGGTCTTCAAACttgtaatacttttttttgttgactagaATTTTCATCAGTTGTATTTGTTCGATCATGGCTTTTTTCCCAACAGAAATGACTCTTGTAATCTGCCAAAAACATTCAAGCAAAAGAGGGAGGAACAAAGAAAGGCGTCTGAAGCCCTTGGAAATTCAAAGGCTTGGAATAGTTTATTCATGCGACCCGATACTGtaatttctcttgtttctcaagATTAATGCATCCATTTTAAATTAATCTGGCCTTTTGCTTtgcttcatgtttttttttccttttgtttcttgtgttgTAGATCCTGGAAAATATAGTCAGGATGTTTGGTGTAAAAAAGAGTGAGTTACTTGACCGTGAATGCGAGAATCCTGCAGTAAACCTTGCTTTGGCAGAAACAAAAGTGATTATGGAGACCAAAGAAGCCCTTGCTAAAGCTGGAGTACGTGTCACCTCTTTGGAAGCATTTGCTGCAGGGAAAGGTGATGAGAAAAACCGAAGCAACCATATTCTCTTAGTAAAGAATTTGCCATTTGCTTCCACGGAAAACGATCTGGCTCAAAAGTTTGGAAAATTTGGAAGTATAGAAAAAATTGTTCTCCCTCCGACAAAGGCAATGGCTTTGGTATTATTCTTTCAATATCTTCAACGAATATTAGGTGATTGTTCTCTAACCGGTCCTGTTCTATAACCTGTTCTTACATGACCTTCAGGTTATTTTCCTTGAATCGGCTGAGGCACGTGCAGCTATGAAAAAAATGGCATATACGAGTTACAAGTAAAGCTTTAACATTAACTTTGATGTTTATTAAACCACTGTTTCTGTATAAAGTCTAAAATCCTCCTTCTTGGAGATAAATGATTGTCCTAGATTATAACCAAACTGCCTCGTCACATTTCCTTGTTATTACAGAGGTTATCTCCTGTTTCTGGAGTGGGCTCCTGGAGATATTCTTGAGCCAAAAGCACTTCCCgataacaaagaaaagaagagtgcTGTTGAAGAAAATGATGTGAGAAGAGTCAACTTGGATCAGGAGATTGGAATCAATTCGGATATACCTGAGGTATGTACCACTTTTATGCTTGCTGTGGACGTTTTAAATTCATATGCATGTTCTTCCTTTGTGTGGAACTGAACAATATAGTTGAAAAAATCTTGACTAGCTTGGGAAACTAGATCTGTTTTCTGATCAATCTTATAACATTTCTCATAAATAATGCAAATTATATTTCAGTCAAATGTCCTTCATGTTACGAATCTGAACTTCGAGACAACTGATGAGAGTTTGAAGAAGCATTTCACCCAACTGGTGAAGCAGGGACATATTCTGAGTGCTAAGGTAACTTCTTGTTCATTGATGACAGATGATATGCAGTTAACCATGCATGCATCATAAGTCTGTTTTagaatttccttttattttttcactaCAAGCAGATTAAAAGAAATGGCGAGAATCGTCGTTCAAGCGGTTATGGTTTTGTAGAATTCGACTCTGTAGAGACAGCGACCAGTGTCTACGAAGATCTCAAGGTAAATTATCTAGTTAAGTCTCTCTCTTTGAAACTTGAAGTCGATTGAACTTGATGAAGTAAGTACGGTgacacttttttgtttgttttgtaggGAATAACTGTTCTGGATCGGCATAAGTTGATCTTGAGTTACCGTAAAAACAAGCCGAGTGAAACGGTTGCGAAAGGTTCAGACAAGGAAACAAAGTTACATGTCAAAAATGTAGCTTTTGAAGCAACCTTTTCAATCCATTTGGACAGGTATATATACACTTCTCTTAGGATGAAACGATGGTATATGCTTATTACAATTTGCCTTTTctcgtaaaaaaaaattaaaactcggTGCAAttgctgaagaagaaagatgtaaCTTTGCTGGTTtccaaagaagaaagatggagcATTTGCTGGTTTTTGTAATATTGAATTTGGGACAAATCAAGATGCTTCAGACGCTATAAATGCATTATCCAGAACCCATTTCTATGGACGCCCTTTGGTAAGTCTTATGTTGTGTAGCCATCTCTCTAGCCTGTTCATTTTGACATCCTTTGGATGCATTGCATacttaactctctctctctatatgaGTTCTTTGCAGGTGCTCGAGTGGAAGAAGGAGGATGACAAGAGCATGGAAGCGATCCGAAAATCTAGTGCTGCCAAGTATGTGGACCAAGAAAACGATAAtccaaagaaaaggaaaaggtcGGCAGTTGTTGGTGAAAGAAGAATGAAGTTTAAGAGAAGTAGCTGAAATTGACCAAATTAGATACCCAATGCCTGTTTCCTAAATCGGCAAGACATATATATTCATAGAAAACGCAACTTTCAGCTGAGTTTCTCAGcattttttctgtttggttGAAGATTTGTTGTCTATACCATCGATCGGTATTGGAAGAATTATTAACGCACATCTGAATAAATCCATCCGTCAACTTTATGAACcatacatacagtatatatgtTGTAGTGGAGTTCGGTATCGACTCAAGTCTATTCCTTTCAACTGTAAAAAAGGAAAACGCCAATAATACTTGAAAGGAAGAGACCAATAATAAGGAATGAACTAATTAAGTCTAACTGCAATTCTCACAatatcaagaaaagaaaaaaagaaagaaaaataaagcctttgtcaaaacaaaaaaaaccctaagaaACCCTCTCTCTCGTCTTAGTCTTCTCCTCGTTGCTCTATATATCTATTAGTCGCCGCCAGATCAAAAATTGCCAAATCATATTGTCCCCAGAACGACGAGCTCTTGCGAAGTCAAAGAATATGTAAGAGTACTGGTTTCCCGGGAACAGTTATTTCTTCAAACTCTAGAGTTTTCCGCAAGAAATCgattttataatattgtttggttattgtttcGGGCTTACAGGTCGAGGAGGATATGTGTTAAGAAATCAAATGTTCTTCATGTTTGGAATCTGAGCTCCAAGACAACTGATGAGAGTTTGAAGGAGCATTTAACTCAACTGTTGAAGCAGGAACAGCAGATTCTGAGTGTCAGGGTTAGTttcttgttacatttttttgttgattgattagatattattagtattattacaaTACTAATACAGTATGCAGACTTAACAAATCATTCataataataactttaaaaataaatttcactataaattaattataatgcAGATAAAAAAAGATTGGCGGAATAATATTCCAATTGGTGAGGCTTATGTAGAATTCGATTCTATAAAGACAGCGACCAGAGTCTACAGATATCTACAGgtttacattatttttgttttaaaaagtctcttttagagttaaattttttgattgTGATTTCATAAGTAGAGTATGAGTAGtgacacttttttctttttttttttttggttaggaTACTGTTGTGGATGAATATcgtttgcaattttcattccGTGAGAAGAACCGAAATTCAGAGACTAGGACAAAGTTACATGTGAGACGTGTCTCTCCTGACGCAACCAAGAAAGATCTCAAACAGCTTTTCGAGCCGTTTGGAGCGGTACACACACTTACTTCTCTCTTATTATGATGCAATGCAATGTGCACAGCTTCTATTTTCCAAATACCATCCATCTCTCGTATGGATTTGTTCAGAATCATGAAACCACCCTCTTGTTTATTTATGTCTATGCAGCTCAAGAGTGTTGACCTTCCATTGTATGATAATGGACAGCGTGGTTCTATCGCTTATGTTGACTTTTGCGAACATCAAGATGCTAAAAACGCTAAAAAGGCATTGACTAACACTCTCTTACGTGGAAGGTCTTTGGTAagtctttatctctctctctctctctctctttctctcatgtTCACTTGACATCCTATCCATGGATGCATTCtgactctctctctatttctcgtCTTTACAGGTGGTCAAGTGGGCTTTGGATATCGATAGCATGGACGACCCAGAACCACCCCGTGTACCAGGACCAGTAACAATAGCAGCTTACTATCCTCGTcatacaaagaaaagaagagccTCCTCAGTTGATGATAATGAACAGCAGGTTGAAGTTTGTGAGAGAATAGCTTAATAGCCCCGCACCTCTATCGTGTTTCTTCTACTTTGTATCTAGTCTCTATTCCCACTACCACTACTAATATGTTGTTTTAAGACTTttttctccatggtttcctacTACTCAGCTGGACTGGTTCTTTACCGGATCCATAAAAAAAGGTTCGGTATCGACTCAAGTCTCTTCCTTTCCCTTTGGTTTTACTTCTCTTGTCTAATTCGGAGCCttcatatattaattgagtCTAATTGCAATTCTCacagtattaaaaaaaaaaaaagggaagaaaagcTTTGTTCTGCTTGTAACTGTTTTATACACATGATTTCGAAGTCTCGAAGAAAGCATCTCTTCTTGAGCACCTTCATTTTTTAACAAATGCAGATTCGGCCAAGTCAATGGCTCGAGCAAGACCAGCGGCTTTGTTCTGGCACTCACAGTGTTCGTCTTGTGGGTCACTATCAGCTACTACACCGGCTCCAGCTTGTAGATAAGCCACCCACTCACGGCGTTTGTTGGCATTCTTGTAAGAGTACATTGTATTGTATTGACATGCTGTCGGGAAAACGATTGTCCTGAGGGATAAAGCAATGTCCATGTCACCAGTGAAGGAGACTCCACCAAAACCGCCACTATATGGTCCACGCCTTGTTGGCTCTAGCTCATCGATTAGCTCCATGGCTTTGACCTTTGGTGCGCCACTAACTGTTCCCACTGGTAATGCCGCACGTAGTGTGTCCCAGCAAGTCAAATCATCTTGTAATTCTCCTGTCACCTACACACATAGAAGTAGAAGTTAAGATATTAAGGAACACATTCGTTATGTGTGAGACTTAAGATATTTGATCTACTGGTTATCTAATTAAAACTTACCGTTGAGCTTATATGCATAACATGGGAATAACGTTCGATGTTCATAAGCTTCTCTACTTTCACCGATCCGTATTTCGCAACCTTTCCAACATCGTTGCGACCAAGATCAACCAACATGATGTGCTCAGCACATTGCTTTTCATTCTCTAGCAGTTCCTTCTCTAATCTCTTATCCTCAACTTTATTCTTCCCTCTCTTGCTGGTTCCTGCTAATGGCCGATTCACTATCTTGTTCTGTTTGAAATATGATACAAAGGTTAGCGCCAAATATGATATTAAGATTTGATGCAACTTTGAGATAAGAGAGCTTTTACCTGCTTTACTTTGGTGAGAATTTCTGGACTTGATGCTACCATAATACATCCTCTAGCCTGATTAagaggacaaaaaaaacattaatggtTTATTCACAACAGGTACAAAAccaaagttttaaaagaaaagttttctCTAACACCAACCTGCAAATAACCCATATACGGACTTGGATTCACAACTCTTAGTGCTCTATAAACTTCAAAGGGGTCTGCAAATGTCCGCCTCTCAAAACGTTGACTCAGCACGATCTGGAATATGTCTCCTGCAAGTATATGTTCCTTGGCCTTCACCACAGCCTCCTTGTACTCTTCGCATGTCACGTTCGAGTTTGTCAGCGTCGGCCCAAATTGTCGTGTCTGAAGATTCACGTTGCCTGCAGCCAGCTTTGGCCTGTAAAgacaacagaaaacaaaaccaacttttAAGGATGGTGACCAAGTGAAGTTCACAAACTAAGCTGAGTGAATGAGATACTTACGGCTCAATATCGTGTAACTTGGCCACCAAGTTCTCCAAATGTTGCATTCCATTACTGTAAGCCTTCTCGTAAGGAAGGCTCCCATCTAGTCTAATCCAATGAATAACATACGCTTTCTGTAGAAATTGTACGGAACATTAAATTACCAATTTTGGAGATTTCACAGGTTAACCAAAAACATGGATGGTAACAAAAGTAATAATACCTTCTCAACGTGATCAAATACAATTACATCGTCATAAAGACCAAGATGCATGTCTGGCAAGTTCCTATCATCTTCAGGGGCCTTTGAAAATGGTAATTTCCTCTTCTCGACATAGCGAACTGTGTCATACGAGAAAAAACCAACCCACCCACCTATCACGATAAAGAAACCATGTTAAGAGACAACACTCCAGGAAAAAGAAAGGACACTAAGGTCAATCGATCTTCTATCTAATAGTGCAAGAAAGGACATTCAAGAACATAAAGGTGAATCAGAGACTATTGTTTTAAGG contains:
- the LOC104737854 gene encoding multiple RNA-binding domain-containing protein 1-like; protein product: MSRIIVKNLPRYVKEDRLRDVFSQKGEITDVELKRLSDDGRSRQFAFIGFHNEEEAQAAITYFNKSFIDSLKVSVEVAKPPPRKEEGKVNDNGEHFSFAKGDKKIKKKPEAGHDDPLLQEFLGYHSVKFWSNDMCIPLSTGVSFSNGADDEPNKAKRPLFDTKKATKNKVGDDVSDMEYFKSRIKSNLSDSDCDYETNCRENAVHVSPIDGEDIETDIVDDGHEMEVEADGKMAQELKTDDRDDVLNTGRLFVRNLPYTTTEEELTEHFSKFGDISEVHLVLDRETKRSKGMAYILYLIPESAVRAMEELDNTAFQGRRLHILPAKPREKSDKQVNDSCNLPKTFKQKREEQRKASEALGNSKAWNSLFMRPDTILENIVRMFGVKKSELLDRECENPAVNLALAETKVIMETKEALAKAGVRVTSLEAFAAGKGDEKNRSNHILLVKNLPFASTENDLAQKFGKFGSIEKIVLPPTKAMALVIFLESAEARAAMKKMAYTSYKGYLLFLEWAPGDILEPKALPDNKEKKSAVEENDVRRVNLDQEIGINSDIPESNVLHVTNLNFETTDESLKKHFTQLVKQGHILSAKIKRNGENRRSSGYGFVEFDSVETATSVYEDLKGITVLDRHKLILSYRKNKPSETVAKGSDKETKLHVKNVAFEATFSIHLDRYIYTSLRMKRWYMLITICLFS
- the LOC104734577 gene encoding anthranilate synthase alpha subunit 1, chloroplastic-like; this encodes MSTSMNVATMQPLSFTRRLVPSRGLSSSSSSSSVTVTGYSGRSSAYPPSFRSIKCVSVSPEASIVSDTQELADASKSTNLIPIYRCIFSDQLTPVLAYRCLVKEDDREAPSFLFESVEPGSQMSSVGRYSVIGAQPAMEIVAKENKVTVMDHKNETMTEKYVEDPMEIPRQISENWNPDPQLVQDLPDAFCGGWVGFFSYDTVRYVEKRKLPFSKAPEDDRNLPDMHLGLYDDVIVFDHVEKKAYVIHWIRLDGSLPYEKAYSNGMQHLENLVAKLHDIEPPKLAAGNVNLQTRQFGPTLTNSNVTCEEYKEAVVKAKEHILAGDIFQIVLSQRFERRTFADPFEVYRALRVVNPSPYMGYLQARGCIMVASSPEILTKVKQNKIVNRPLAGTSKRGKNKVEDKRLEKELLENEKQCAEHIMLVDLGRNDVGKVAKYGSVKVEKLMNIERYSHVMHISSTVTGELQDDLTCWDTLRAALPVGTVSGAPKVKAMELIDELEPTRRGPYSGGFGGVSFTGDMDIALSLRTIVFPTACQYNTMYSYKNANKRREWVAYLQAGAGVVADSDPQDEHCECQNKAAGLARAIDLAESAFVKK